A stretch of Borrelia turcica IST7 DNA encodes these proteins:
- a CDS encoding xanthine dehydrogenase family protein subunit M: MSGAKVYYPENFNALVSLFNKELNNYIVYNEIDFHKNIEIFKERDNVNNFFLINNFERFKKVSLKSNFLEIGPCVTYNEILQFGERNIPRLFYEFISKLSDKIYLNSINISNGFYYKNTVFDLYPLFLSLDAQLEFKNVLTKKTYTYNAYNINRDDYIQNRNTLFLTKLKFPITNLWNKSFYGKVFVDTFSFEMLADANIIFICVLLNVKRDIITDFLMKIFYDDKVITLRDSQVLLLNKSLPLSIFEIEDSLKMLDKNIRDVKNFSFGERNLKLIKNFYFDTLVNF, translated from the coding sequence ATGAGTGGAGCAAAAGTATATTATCCAGAAAATTTTAATGCACTTGTTAGTTTGTTTAATAAAGAATTAAATAATTATATCGTGTATAACGAAATTGATTTTCATAAAAATATTGAAATTTTTAAGGAAAGGGATAATGTTAATAATTTCTTTTTAATTAATAATTTTGAAAGATTTAAAAAAGTATCACTTAAAAGTAATTTTTTAGAAATAGGACCATGTGTTACTTATAATGAAATATTGCAATTTGGAGAGAGAAATATTCCAAGGTTGTTTTATGAGTTTATTTCAAAATTAAGTGATAAAATATATCTAAATAGTATTAACATTTCTAATGGATTTTATTATAAAAATACCGTTTTTGATTTGTATCCTTTGTTTTTAAGTCTGGATGCTCAGCTTGAATTTAAGAATGTTTTAACTAAAAAGACTTATACTTATAATGCTTATAATATTAACAGGGATGATTACATACAGAATCGCAATACTTTGTTTTTGACTAAATTAAAATTTCCAATTACAAATCTGTGGAACAAGAGCTTTTATGGTAAAGTATTTGTTGATACTTTTTCATTTGAAATGCTAGCCGATGCAAATATTATTTTTATTTGTGTGCTTTTAAATGTTAAAAGAGACATTATAACTGATTTTTTGATGAAAATATTTTACGATGATAAGGTTATTACTTTAAGAGACTCTCAAGTTTTGCTTCTTAATAAATCTTTGCCTTTGTCTATCTTTGAAATTGAAGATTCTCTTAAAATGCTGGATAAGAATATTCGAGATGTGAAAAATTTTAGCTTTGGGGAGAGAAACTTGAAGCTTATAAAAAATTTTTATTTTGATACATTAGTTAATTTTTGA